The following proteins are co-located in the Macaca nemestrina isolate mMacNem1 chromosome Y, mMacNem.hap1, whole genome shotgun sequence genome:
- the LOC139360915 gene encoding XK-related protein 3 has product MDPAFEETDEESTGGVSSLEEEIVLGQRPHISFPFSILFSTVLYCGEVVSALYMFEIYRKANDRFWMSFTIVFIIAGVTLDQITLMFFNKDLRRNKAALLFWHILLLGPIVRCSQAIINYHKLLKNLKQEKEGSQDSITKRNTMLKREIAFSVRDNFMQQKAFKCMSVIQAFLGSAPQLIFQIYITLTIREWPFGRAFLMTCSLLSVTYGAIHCNILAIQISNDDTTIKLQPIEFICVMIWRFLEVISRVVTLAFFAASLKLKCLPFFLIIYCVPLLAPWLEFWKSGAHLPNNTENNSHMVGTVLMLILITLLYAAINFSCWSAVKLQLSDEEIIDRRQRWGHRFLHYSFQFLENVIMILVFRFIGGKTLLNCCDSLIAMQLIITYLLAIGFMLLFYQYLYPRWSAKVLPGRTENQPEAL; this is encoded by the exons ATGGACCCAGCGTTTGAAGAGACAGATGAAGAAAGCACAGGAGGAGTTTCTTCTTTGGAAGAAGAAATAGTCCTTGGCCAGAGACCCCATATAAGCTTTCCTTTTAGCATTCTCTTCTCAACTGTTCTCTACTGTGGTGAGGTTGTCTCTGCtttatatatgtttgaaatttatcGAAAAGCTAATGACAGATTCTGGATGTCATTTACCATCGTCTTTATTATTGCGGGGGTAACTTTGGATCAGATTACCCTGATGTTTTTCAACAAAGACTTGAGGAGAAATAAGGCTGCATTACTTTTTTGGCACATTCTTCTTTTAGGACCTATTGTGAG GTGTTCACAGGCCAttataaattaccacaaattgtTGAAAAATCTTAAACAGGAGAAGGAAGGGAGTCAAGATAGCATCACAAAGAGAAACACGATGCTGAAAAGGGAGATTGCATTCTCAGTCCGGGATAATTTCATGCAGCAGAAGGCTTTCAAGTGCATGTCAGTGATTCAGGCTTTTCTTGGTTCTGCTCCACAATTAATTTTTCAGATATACATCACTCTCACTATAAGAGAATGGCCTTTTGGTAGAG CATTCCTGATGACATGTTCCCTGTTATCAGTTACTTATGGGGCCATTCACTGCAATATACTGGCCATCCAGATCAGCAACGATGATACTACCATTAAGCTACAGCCAATAGAATTCATCTGTGTCATGATATGGCGTTTTCTGGAGGTTATCTCACGTGTAGTGACTCTGGCATTTTTTGCTGCATCTCTGAAACTGAAGTGCCTACCCTTTTTCTTAATCATATATTGTGTACCATTGTTGGCACCATGGCTGGAGTTTTGGAAAAGTGGAGCTCATCTTCCTAACAACACAGAAAATAATTCCCATATGGTGGGTACAGTACTGATGCTTATCTTGATCACACTACTCTATGCTGCAATCAACTTCTCCTGCTGGTCAGCAGTGAAACTGCAGTTGTCAGATGAGGAAATAATTgacaggagacagaggtggggcCATAGATTCCTACACTACAGCTTTCAGTTTTTAGAAAATGTGATAATGATATTGGTATTTAGGTTCATTGGAGGGAAAACTTTGCTGAATTGTTGTGACTCATTAATTGCCATGCAGCTCATCATAACCTACCTATTGGCCATTGGCTTTATGCTCCTCTTCTATCAGTATTTGTACCCCAGGTGGTCAGCTAAAGTGTTGCCAGGACGTACTGAAAATCAACCAGAAGCACTGTAA